The following is a genomic window from uncultured Draconibacterium sp..
AAGTTCAAGAATGTCGAGCCCCTGAATTTGAAAGCGCGCAGTTTGTGGCGCCATGCTTCCTCCCGTATTTCGGTATACGTTCTTTCTTACTTTAACAAGAAAAGCATTGTCTTTAAATTTTTCGGTGTATGATGTTGTATTTGGGTTTCTATTCCAATCGAAATTACCATGATCAACAATGGCCCCGCCAAACGAAGTAGCCCCACCAGAGATGTATTTTGTGGTCGACATCACCTCGATATTTACACCAAATTTTCCGCCACGAAAAACATTGGGCGGAGTAATTGTGCTATCGGCAACTAAAACCAGTCCGTGTTTTTTTGCCACACGCGACAACATTTCAATATCAGCAATGTCCAGTTGTGGATTAGTTACTGTTTCAAAATAAATGGCACGGGTATTTTTATCGATACGATTTTCAATTTCTGTTTCCGAACTTAAATCGCTAAAACGTGTTTCCAGTCCAAATTCCGAAAGCGTACTTTGTAGCAAAGCATAACTGTGTCCAAACAAACGATTTCCGGAAATAATATTGTCGCCCGTTTTGGTAATCGCCATAATCGTATTTGTAATGGCTGCCATGCCCGAACTTACAGCAATTGCACCTTTGCTTTGGGTTAGTGCCTTAAGTTTTAACTCGAAATACTCCACCGTTGGGCTCGTTGTTCGCGAGTAAATATGGGCAATATAATCTCCCCTGAAATTGGCTTCGATCTGTTCGGCCGAATCAAATTCGTAAGCTACCGATTCGTATAAAGGCATCTGCAGAGCCTTGTGTGGATCTTGCTTAGCGTAAGGTACATTTAATGCTGTAGTAGTAAATCCGGTTCTCTTCATTTGTAATCTTTAAAGGCGTAAAAATAAGCTTTTGTATTACTTTCATGACTTGCTGTTATAAAATACCAGTTGAGAAAGCCTGATATTTGACATCCTCAAAACAATTCTAAAACATAAAAGTTTTTTTTATGCGGATACAATATGGTACAATAGTTGCAGTTTTAACTATGCATTTTAAGTTATAATTAAACAGCATTTAATTAACACTTGTAAACCATGGCGCCCCACGCCATGGTTTTTTTATACTTTCTTTTCCTGATTATTTAAAACCGATTTTTCCTTTCCTGTAATTTTCTCCGCATTCCGTATGCTCCGCGGCGGGGGCGTTAATTAATTCTAAATGTTTAATGTGCTACAACAGGAGTCTGCCTGTCAGATAGTTAATGGGTTTTAGGGAAAAAGAAGACTTTTTTGAAATGTATTTTCTCTTAATAATCTACATTTTCACGTCTGATTCTATATCTTTAAAAAACAAATTCGGAAGTGTTCTTCGGATTTGAAAGGCTAAAAAGAAAGGAGCCCAATCGATGAAACGAGTAGATAAAAAAGCCCGTTTCATATAGGAGCATTATCATGCGAGTTCCATCTTATACCTTAAAAAACGAAAAACTTTAATAAGATGAAAAGATACCTGCCGAAGTTAGTTCAAAATGATAAATGGCTTGAGCCTTATGCCGGTGTTATTTCCGACCGAATGATACTTGCTGATCGTAAAGAAAAAGAAATTACCGGCGACCGGTCGCTGGTCGATTTTGCTACCGGGCATTTGTATTTTGGTTTGCACCGAACCGAATCGGGCTGGGTAATTCGCGAGTGGGCCCCCAATGCAACGCATATTTATCTGGTTGGTACTTTTAACGATTGGCATGAAAATGTTGAGTACTCTTTCGCAAGTCTCGATCACGGTGTTTGGGAATTGCATCTGGCAGCCGATCAAATAGCGCATGGCGATTTGTATGCTTTAAATGTGCATTGGTCAGTAAACTTTGGAAAACGAATACCTGCCTGGGCTACGCGTGTTGTGCAGGACGAAAATACACACATATTTAATGCGCAGGTTTGGGCGCCCGAAAATCCATACGAGTGGAAGAACCCGGAGTTTCAGCGGGCTGATGAGCACCCACTGATTTATGAAGGGCATGTGGGTATGGCTGGCGAAGAAGAACGTGTGCATACTTACAATGAATTTCGTGAACAGATGTTGCCGCGTATAAAAGCTAACGGCTACAATGTTATTCAGTTGATGGCGATTCCGGAGCATCCGTATTACGGGAGTTTTGGATATCATGTAAGCAGCTTTTTTGCTGCATCGTCGCGTTTTGGTACGCCCGAAGAATTGAAACAACTGATTGATGAGGCGCACGGAATGGGGATTGCGGTGATTATGGATTTGGTGCATTCGCATGCCGTAAAAAACGAAGTTGAAGGCCTCGGAAACTACGATGGCACACGTTACCAGTTTTTCCACGAAGGGGCAAAAGGTGAGCATCCGGCATGGGATAGCTATTGTTTTAACTACGATAAAAATGAGGTGTTGCACTTCCTTTTGTCAAATATAAGCTACTGGCTCACCGAGTATAAATTTGATGGATTCCGTTTCGACGGAGTAACCAGTATGTTGTATTTTAACCATGGTTTGGAGATTGCATTTACCACATACGACGACTATTTTAATGCCAATGTCGACCATGAGGCAACTACCTATTTTAAGCTGGCGAATAAGTTGATTAAAGAAATTAATCCGCGGGCACTGTCGATTGCCGAAGATATGAGCGGAATGCCCGGACTGGCCGCAGCAATTGAAGATGGTGGCTTGGGATTTGATTTCAGAATGGCAATGGGCGTTCCTGACTTCTGGATAAAAATGATAAAAGAAAAGTCGGACGACGAATGGGAGGTCGGCGATATTTTTTACCAGCTAACCTCGAAGCGAATGGACGAGCAGGTGGTAAGTTATGTCGAATCGCACGATCAGGCCCTGGTAGGCGATAAAACCATCATCTTCCGGCTGATTGATAAAGAAATGTATTTTTCCATGCGAAAAGATCAGCAGAACCTGATTGTTGACCGTGGAATAGCACTGCATAAAATGATCCGACTGGCTACTGCAAGTACTGCCGGCGGTGCTTACCTTAATTTTATGGGTAACGAGTTCGGGCATCCCGAATGGATTGATTTTCCGCGGGTAGGAAACAATTGGTCTTATCAGCATGCCCGGAGAATCTGGAGCATTGCCGAGGATCAGGATCTGAAGTATCATTGGATGTATGATTTTGATAAAGAAATGATTCAGCTGATCAACCAGAATAAGATACTTTCTATTCCTCCGGTTGATCTGGTTTTGGAAAACAAGCCCGATAAGGTGTTTGCCTTCCATCGCGGACTGTTTTTGTTTGTTTTCAATTTTAATCCAACGCAGTCGTTTACCGATTACGGGATTCCGCTTGGTTCCGGGAAATATCAAATTGTTTTGAACACCGATTCAGGGCGCTTTGGTGGTCACGACCGTGTTGATGAGGAGATTAGTTACTATACCATGCCAAGCAAAGGAATGGATAGCCAGCATTATTTACGACTGTATTTGCCGGCAAGAACGGCTTTGGTGCTTAAAAAAGTGGATATCCCGAAAGTGAAGTAAATGGCTGAATTAAAATTTCAAACCATAGTAGATGTGCCACAATTTCAGTGGCAAACGGATTACAAGAAGAAGAACCTGTTTATGGGCTCGTGTTTTACCGAAAATATTGGGGCAAAAATGGAAGCCCTGAAATATCCGGTCGACATTAATCCGTTTGGAATTTTGTATAACCCGCTTTCTGTTGCCAACGGGCTGCGGCTATTGCTCGAAAAAAAGCAGCTTTCGGCAGACGATCTTTTCGAGCACAACGGCCTTTGGCACAGCTTCAGTCATCACGGCCGTTTTTCGAATACGGAGCAAAATAAGGCGTTGGATGACATAAATACGCGTATTAAAAGCTCAGCAACTTTTTTAAAACAGGCCGATTTTTTATTCCTTACTTTTGGTACCGCTTGGATTTATCGGTACAAAAAGAGTGGTGAACTGGTTTCGAATTGCCATAAAATTCCGGCTCGCGAGTTTGTGCGCGAACGTTTGTCGGTACAACAGATCGTTGAAGTTTATCGTGAATTGCTAACAAAAATATGGCAGATAAATCCTGACCTGAAAGTGGTGTTTACCGTTAGTCCGATTCGTCATTGGAAGGACGGTGCTGTTGAAAATCAGCGAAGTAAGTCGACGCTTGTATTAGCTGTCGATCAACTTATTCAGGAGCTTGGTACTAAAAAATGTGCCTATTTCCCGTCGTACGAAATTGTGATGGATGAACTGCGCGATTATCGTTTTTATGCTGAAGATATGTTGCATATTTCGGAGGTAGCTATTAAGCATATCTGGTCGCGTTTTGAGGCGGCACTAGTTGGTGCTGAAAGTATTGAAATTGGCCGGGAAGTTCAAAAAATAAACAATGCTGTAAAGCATCGTCCAATCAACAAAAAATCCCTTGAATATTCCAAATTTCTCTTTAGTTTTCTTAACAAATTAGAGTTATTGGAAAAAAGGTTTCCGTATCTTAATTTAAAGTTAGAAAAAGAATATTTTAATGTACAGATTGAGGAATTTGGTGATGGCAACCAAACAATTATAAGTTAAATCTCTTAACTTAGTAGTGACAACTTCGTTGTAACGGCTGAACCAATACTCATTTTGCCAAAGTGTAAGTGATATGCATTACCTTGAATTTGATAAGGAACAGCTGGTAAATCTTGAATATTCGCTGTTCAAAGAAATATTACGATCAAACAGAGCTGGTTCTTATTTAAGTACCACGCTAAATGGCTGCAATACCCGAAAGTATCATGGTTTGCTGGTGTGCCCTATTGAGAATTTTGGAGGTGAAAAACATGTATTGCTTTCATCGCTTGATGAAACAGTGATACAAAACGAGGCCGAATTCAACCTCGGAATCCACCGCTATAAAGGCGGAACCTACGAACCAAAAGGACACAAATACATCCGTAATGTAGAGTTTGATGCGATACCCAAAATAACCTACCGAGTAGGCGGAGTTGTGCTTACAAAAGAACGGTTGCTGGTTGAAAAAGAAGAACAAATTCTGATAAAATACACGCTTGAGGAAGCTACATCGCCAACAACATTACGGTTAAAACCCTTTCTGGCTTTCCGAAATATTCATCAGCTAAGCAAGGCAAATATGTTTGTAAACCGCAAGGTTGGGAAGACCAAAAACGGGATAAAAACATGTTTGTACGAAGGCTACCCTGATTTGTTTATGCAATGCAGTAAGGCGGTTGATTTTGTGGGAGTTCCCGATTGGTATTACGATATTGAATACCTGAAAGAGCTGAGCCGGGGATACGATTATCTGGAAGACCTTTTTGTGCCGGGCTATTTTGAGTTTCCGATGAAAAAAGGTGAGTCGATTGTTTTTGCTGCGGGCTTGACAGAAGCCAATCCGGTGTCGTTAAAACAGCGATTTACCAAAGAGCAGAAGAAACGTGGAGGCAAAGAAACCTTCAACAGTGTTTTAGATCGGGCCGCTCACCAGTTTATTGTTCACGAAGGTTACACTGCCGATATTATTGCCGGTTTTCCCTGGTACAATAGCATTACCCGGCAAACATTTGTGTCGCTTCCCGGATTGTGCCTCTCGTTTAACGACCCGAAACTGTGCGAGAAAATACTCGATTCGTACCTTAAATATTTTAACGATGGTTTTTTCCCCGACCAAATCAAGGATAAAGAGCTGCAGTACAATTCTGCCGACACATCGTTGTGGTTTATTTGGGTTATTCAACAGTATTTAAAGAAAAATGATAATCCAAAGTTGCTTTGGAAAACATATGGGGAAGTGATAAAACGCATCCTCAATGCCTATATCAGTCAGAAACGGGATGATGTAAAGGTGCTGCCAAACGGTTTAATTTATGCCGAAAAGAAAGATACAGCATTAACCTGGATGAATTCCAGTGTTGACGGAAAGGCAGTTTTACCGCGTGCTGGCATGCCGGTTGAAGTGAATGCCCTGTGGTTTAACGCCATTTGTTTTGCACTGGATTTAGCAGACATGGCCGGTGACCATGAATTTATTTCGAAGTGGAAACACATGGTTAATAAAGTGGCGCAGTCGTTCCTGAAAACCTTCTGGAGCGATGGGCATGGTTACCTGGCCGATGTGGTAAAAGATGAGCAGTGCGAATGGGCAGTGAGGCCAAATATGGTAATTGCTGTGGCCATGGATTATACACCGCTTACAAAAGAGCAACAAAAGCAGGTGTTAAGTGTGGTGAAGCGCAAGTTGCTAACAAATAGGGGGTTGAGAACATTGGCGCCTGATCATTTACGCTATTTTGGTAATATTAATGGAGGCCCGAAAGAACGGGAGCTGGCCGTGCATCAGGGAGCTGTTTGGCCCTGGTTGCTTCAGTTTTTTGTTGAAGCTTATTTAAAAATTCATAAGCGGGGAGGCTTACCGTTTGTGAAGCAGATTATGGAAAGTTTTGAAGCCGAAATGACAGAGCATTGTATCGGGAATATTCCGGAAATGTACGATGGCGACCCGCCCCATGTTGGAAAAGGAGCTATCTCGCAGGCCTGGAATATTGCAGGTGTGTTGTATGCGCTCGATTTGGTGCAGAATTATACAGAATAAACCAAAAACAATTGATTTTTTGGTGCAACCGGAAAATTAGAAGATCAGATGAAGGTATTAATGTTTGGATGGGAATTTCCTCCTCATATCTCCGGTGGATTGGGGACAGCTTGTTACGGGCTTACAAAAGGTATGGCAGAGATTGAAGATATTGACTTAACTTTTGTGGTTCCAAAGGCTTTTGGCGACGAAGATCAGTCGCGGTTAAAGTTGATTGGAGCCAACACTATTTCCGTAAACCGAACGACCTTTACTTTTGATGAGGGAAGAAAGACGATGGAATACCTCGAAGTAGATTCGCCTATTCTGCCTTACGTTACCGAAGATGAATTCTGGACATTAAAAAGCAAACGGTACACGTGCCAGACAAAATTTGTTGGAACCGATGAAAATTCAAAGATCGAATTTAGTGGAGGCTACGGCCCTGATCTGTTAAAAGAAATTCGCGATTATGCGCTTGTGGCTCGTATGATTGCCGAAGATAATCCCTGCGACATTATTCATGCACACGACTGGTTAACTTATCCGGCAGGAATTGCTGCCAGCAAGGCTAGTGGAAAACCATTGGTTATTCATGTGCATGCCACCGATTTCGACCGAAGCGGCGGTGATGTAAACCCAAGGGTTTATGCCATTGAGCGTGAAGGCATGGAGGCTGCCGATAAAATTATTGCGGTAAGCAATTTAACCCGAAAAATAGTTATCGATAAGTACGGAATTCCGCCCGAAAAAGTGGTTACCGTTTATAACGCGGTTGAGTCGGTAAATCAAGAAAAAAGAACATTGCCGCCAAAAGGTGTAAACGAAAAAGTGGTTACTTTTTTAGGAAGGATAACCATGCAAAAAGGCCCCGGTTATTTTGTTGAAGCTGCAAACCTGGTGCTCAAAAAAGTGCAGAATGCACGTTTTGTTATGGCCGGTAGTGGCGACATGATGAACGAAATGATTGCGCGAACAGCAGCGCTTGGTATCGCCGATAAATTTCATTTTACCGGTTTTCTGAAAGGGAATGATGTAAATGATCTTTTTAGCATGACCGATGTATTTGTTATGCCATCGGTATCGGAGCCTTTTGGAATTGTGCCGCTTGAAGCCATGCAGTTAAATGTTCCGGTAATTATTTCCAACCAGTCGGGGGTGTCTGAAATTTTAAAACATGCCATAAAAATCGATTTTTGGGATACTTATGCAATGGCCGATGCCATTTATGGGGTGTTAAATTATACCTCTTTGTCCGAGCATTTTAAAAGCGAGGGGAAGACCGAGGTGGAAGAATTGAAATGGACACATTCGGCTCGCGAAGTGAGAAAAATATACCTGGATACTTTGCAAAAGAATTAATTCAGAGATTATGAAACAAACATGAATTTTCTTCATTTCAAATTCATAAATAAGGATGATTCAAATTTATGTGAGTTCCATCGAATACAAACGACGTAAACAATTTTAATGAGATGAAATCAATTTGTTTATTTTTTCAAATACATCAACCGTTCAGGCACCGGCGTTACCGTTTTTTTGATATTGGTAACGATCATTATTATTACGACGATTATTCAAACGAAAGTATTATCCGAAATATAGCCGACAAAAGTTACTTGCCGGCCAATAGATTGTTGCTCGAATTGGCTAAAAAACTGGGCGATAAGTTCAAGGTGGCTTTTTCGATAACCGGTGTTGCTCTGGAGCAGTTTGAACTTTATGCACCCGATGTTATTGAGTCGTTTCAAAAGTTGGCAAAAACCGGTTGTGTTGAATTCCTGGCCGAAACCTACTCGCATTCATTAAGTTCGTTAAAAGATATACATGCTTTTTCCGATGAGGTTAAAAAGCACGACGATCAGATTCTCAGATTATTCGGTCAGAAACCGCGTGTTTTTCGAAATACAGAAATGATTTACTCCGACGAAATTGGTGAGAAGGTGGCCAAACTGGGTTATTCGGCCATGTTAACCGAGGGAGCCAAACACGTGTTGGGATGGAAAAGCCCCGATTTTCTGTATGTAAACGCCATTAATCCGCGGCTAAAAGTGTTAATGCGCAACTACAAACTGAGCGATGATATTGGATTTCGATTCTCAGACAAAAACTGGGATGAATACCCGTTAACAGCAGAAAAGTATGTTAGCTGGCTCGAAAACGTTGGTGAAAAAGAAGAGGTCATCAACTTGTTTATGGGCTACGATTCGTTTGGAACCCGACAGCCAAAAGAAGCCGGTATATTCGATTTCTTAAAAGCTTTGGCTGAACAGATCGTTAAAAGCGATAAGTTAAAGTTTTCAACTCCTTCCGAAGCTGTTGATGAACTTCAGCCGATTTCGGTTGTTAGTGTTCCACATCCAATCTCGTGGTCCGATGAAGAGCGTGATCTCAGTGCCTGGTTGGGGAACGAGATGCAAAAAGAGGCCTTTGAAAAACTGTATGCCATGAAAGAGCAAATGACCCGGTGCACCGACAGTGTTCTTCAGAAGGATTGGAATTATCTGCAGGCCAGTGATCATTTCTTTTATATGTCGACTAAATTTTTTGCCGGAGGTGATGCGCATAAATCCTACAGCCATTTCGATTCGCCTTACGAGGCCTTTATCAATTATATGAATGTGCTGAGCGATTTTAAAATCCGATTAAATGCACATGTTCCGGAAAGTGAAGTGGAGAATGAAATTGCTTCGCTTCATCGTTTGCTTGAAGAAAAAGAAGAAAAGATAAAAAGAATGGAAGCGGATTTGCGCCGTTTGCAAAAAACGAAAAAGCAAAAATCGGCTTTGCGAAAAAAGAAATAGACGATTTGTCGCTAACATTAAATTCACTTAACGATAATTATAGAACAGACAATTTGTTGGAATGATAATCTATTTTTGCAGCTCGTTCTAAGTAAGTTAGAACGATGGGCTTACCCAATGGGTATAGTTTGTAATTAATAAAATGAGAAGAAAATGGAAGAGAAAAAATTTATAAAGAACCCGGTTGTGGGAGAGCCGGTATGGAAACGGATTATTGTAGAATCTAACGTTCCTGAAAGTCTTTCACCACTACGCGATCTTTCAAAAAACCTTTGGTGGGTTTGGAATTCAGAAGCACGGGAATTATTTCAGCAGATAGATGCGGAAATTTGGGAAGAATGCGCTCATAATCCAATTGTTTTGCTCGACCATGTAAGCTACAACCGTTTTAAAGAGCTGGAACGCGATGAAATGTTCGTAGCCCGAATGCACGAAGTAAATGCAAAGTTTAACCAATATCTTGATGAACGTAAAGAGCTTGCTGGTCCTGGGATCTCCTATTTTAGCATGGAGTACGGTTTGCACGATAGCTTGAAAATATTCTCGGGAGGTTTGGGTATTTTGGCCGGCGACTACTTGAAAGAAGCCAGCGATATGAAAGTAAAACTGGTTGCCGTGGGTTTGTTGTATCGCTACGGATATTTTAAACAAACACTGAATTTACATGGTGAGCAAATGGCTGTTTACGATGCACAGCAGTTCTCGAAAATCCCCGTTCAGCCGGCATTGGATAAAAATGGCGAATGGGTGCGCGTTGAAGTACAATATCCGGGAAGGACACTAATTGGACGTGTTTGGCAAACCAATGTTGGCTCGGTAAAATTGTATTTGCTTGATACCGACCATCATGAAAATAGCGATGCTGATCGTTTTGTAACCCATCATTTATACGGAGGCGACAACGAAAACCGTCTGAAACAGGAAATGTTACTTGGTTTGGGTGGTATTCAGGCATTGAAAAAGCTGGGCGTAGATTCAGATATTTACCACTGTAACGAAGGGCACGCAGCGTTTATTGGAATACAGCGCATTGCCAACCTGATGGCTGAACAGAAGCTTAGCTATGCCGAGGCTAAAGAAGTTGTAAATGCATCAACAGTGTTTACAACACACACGCCGGTTCCGGCAGGGCACGATTCTTTTCATAAAGATATGTTCCGTCATTATATGAATTTTTTCCCCGAAAAGATTGGGCTGGCCTGGGAAGACTTTGAGATGTTGGGTAAGGCCAGGGCTGAAGAAGACCATTTTAATATGAGTTACCTGGCCAGCAATTTATCGCAGGGAATTAACGGTGTTAGTATGTTGCATGGCGATGTAAGTAAAACAGTGCTTAAAGATCTGTTTCAGGGCTTTCTGGAGGAAGAGCTGGAAATTGGCTATGTAACCAACGGAGTTCACTACCCAACCTGGACAGCACAGGAATGGAAAGACATTCATAAAAAATATTTTGGCGAAGAATTTCCAACCAATCAGCTGGATTTTGATGTTTGGAAGAATATCTATAATGTTCCAGACTATG
Proteins encoded in this region:
- a CDS encoding PLP-dependent transferase, translated to MKRTGFTTTALNVPYAKQDPHKALQMPLYESVAYEFDSAEQIEANFRGDYIAHIYSRTTSPTVEYFELKLKALTQSKGAIAVSSGMAAITNTIMAITKTGDNIISGNRLFGHSYALLQSTLSEFGLETRFSDLSSETEIENRIDKNTRAIYFETVTNPQLDIADIEMLSRVAKKHGLVLVADSTITPPNVFRGGKFGVNIEVMSTTKYISGGATSFGGAIVDHGNFDWNRNPNTTSYTEKFKDNAFLVKVRKNVYRNTGGSMAPQTARFQIQGLDILELRVEKCYQNCLALGEFMKAHSRIKTVSYPGLETDNRYELAQKYFNGIPGTIMSFELESKATCYAFMNKLQIIRRATNLNDNKSLIIHPHSTIYTEFTEEERIAACINDRMMRLSVGIENVADIIGDIEAAL
- a CDS encoding GSCFA domain-containing protein is translated as MAELKFQTIVDVPQFQWQTDYKKKNLFMGSCFTENIGAKMEALKYPVDINPFGILYNPLSVANGLRLLLEKKQLSADDLFEHNGLWHSFSHHGRFSNTEQNKALDDINTRIKSSATFLKQADFLFLTFGTAWIYRYKKSGELVSNCHKIPAREFVRERLSVQQIVEVYRELLTKIWQINPDLKVVFTVSPIRHWKDGAVENQRSKSTLVLAVDQLIQELGTKKCAYFPSYEIVMDELRDYRFYAEDMLHISEVAIKHIWSRFEAALVGAESIEIGREVQKINNAVKHRPINKKSLEYSKFLFSFLNKLELLEKRFPYLNLKLEKEYFNVQIEEFGDGNQTIIS
- a CDS encoding glycosyltransferase family 4 protein, with the protein product MKVLMFGWEFPPHISGGLGTACYGLTKGMAEIEDIDLTFVVPKAFGDEDQSRLKLIGANTISVNRTTFTFDEGRKTMEYLEVDSPILPYVTEDEFWTLKSKRYTCQTKFVGTDENSKIEFSGGYGPDLLKEIRDYALVARMIAEDNPCDIIHAHDWLTYPAGIAASKASGKPLVIHVHATDFDRSGGDVNPRVYAIEREGMEAADKIIAVSNLTRKIVIDKYGIPPEKVVTVYNAVESVNQEKRTLPPKGVNEKVVTFLGRITMQKGPGYFVEAANLVLKKVQNARFVMAGSGDMMNEMIARTAALGIADKFHFTGFLKGNDVNDLFSMTDVFVMPSVSEPFGIVPLEAMQLNVPVIISNQSGVSEILKHAIKIDFWDTYAMADAIYGVLNYTSLSEHFKSEGKTEVEELKWTHSAREVRKIYLDTLQKN
- a CDS encoding glycoside hydrolase family 57 protein — encoded protein: MKSICLFFQIHQPFRHRRYRFFDIGNDHYYYDDYSNESIIRNIADKSYLPANRLLLELAKKLGDKFKVAFSITGVALEQFELYAPDVIESFQKLAKTGCVEFLAETYSHSLSSLKDIHAFSDEVKKHDDQILRLFGQKPRVFRNTEMIYSDEIGEKVAKLGYSAMLTEGAKHVLGWKSPDFLYVNAINPRLKVLMRNYKLSDDIGFRFSDKNWDEYPLTAEKYVSWLENVGEKEEVINLFMGYDSFGTRQPKEAGIFDFLKALAEQIVKSDKLKFSTPSEAVDELQPISVVSVPHPISWSDEERDLSAWLGNEMQKEAFEKLYAMKEQMTRCTDSVLQKDWNYLQASDHFFYMSTKFFAGGDAHKSYSHFDSPYEAFINYMNVLSDFKIRLNAHVPESEVENEIASLHRLLEEKEEKIKRMEADLRRLQKTKKQKSALRKKK
- the glgP gene encoding alpha-glucan family phosphorylase, which gives rise to MEEKKFIKNPVVGEPVWKRIIVESNVPESLSPLRDLSKNLWWVWNSEARELFQQIDAEIWEECAHNPIVLLDHVSYNRFKELERDEMFVARMHEVNAKFNQYLDERKELAGPGISYFSMEYGLHDSLKIFSGGLGILAGDYLKEASDMKVKLVAVGLLYRYGYFKQTLNLHGEQMAVYDAQQFSKIPVQPALDKNGEWVRVEVQYPGRTLIGRVWQTNVGSVKLYLLDTDHHENSDADRFVTHHLYGGDNENRLKQEMLLGLGGIQALKKLGVDSDIYHCNEGHAAFIGIQRIANLMAEQKLSYAEAKEVVNASTVFTTHTPVPAGHDSFHKDMFRHYMNFFPEKIGLAWEDFEMLGKARAEEDHFNMSYLASNLSQGINGVSMLHGDVSKTVLKDLFQGFLEEELEIGYVTNGVHYPTWTAQEWKDIHKKYFGEEFPTNQLDFDVWKNIYNVPDYEIWELRKKLRQKLINYIKERFSDNWIKRSENPKLISEILGKLNPNTLTIGFARRFATYKRAHLLFRDTERLAKIVNNPDRPVQFIFAGKAHPADKAGQDLIKNIVEVSKRPEFRGKILFVQNYDINLAKMLLQGVDIWMNTPTRPLEASGTSGEKGVMNGTLHFSVLDGWWVEGYQKDAGWALPAERAYDVQDFQDELDAETIYNILEEEVVPAYYGRNQYDIPEKWVGYVKNTIANVSPNFTTARMMRDYQDRYYNPQYERSQRVNAEGYKLAKEIADWKAKVAAKWDGIQVKNIEIIDGIAHTMVLGDKYPVKVSVDLNGLQPEEVGVELLITESKDDGQERIVDTVEFIPEKSEGTSCCYKHTILPDHPGSFSYSFRLYAKHPELPHRQDFRFIKWIS
- a CDS encoding amylo-alpha-1,6-glucosidase; amino-acid sequence: MHYLEFDKEQLVNLEYSLFKEILRSNRAGSYLSTTLNGCNTRKYHGLLVCPIENFGGEKHVLLSSLDETVIQNEAEFNLGIHRYKGGTYEPKGHKYIRNVEFDAIPKITYRVGGVVLTKERLLVEKEEQILIKYTLEEATSPTTLRLKPFLAFRNIHQLSKANMFVNRKVGKTKNGIKTCLYEGYPDLFMQCSKAVDFVGVPDWYYDIEYLKELSRGYDYLEDLFVPGYFEFPMKKGESIVFAAGLTEANPVSLKQRFTKEQKKRGGKETFNSVLDRAAHQFIVHEGYTADIIAGFPWYNSITRQTFVSLPGLCLSFNDPKLCEKILDSYLKYFNDGFFPDQIKDKELQYNSADTSLWFIWVIQQYLKKNDNPKLLWKTYGEVIKRILNAYISQKRDDVKVLPNGLIYAEKKDTALTWMNSSVDGKAVLPRAGMPVEVNALWFNAICFALDLADMAGDHEFISKWKHMVNKVAQSFLKTFWSDGHGYLADVVKDEQCEWAVRPNMVIAVAMDYTPLTKEQQKQVLSVVKRKLLTNRGLRTLAPDHLRYFGNINGGPKERELAVHQGAVWPWLLQFFVEAYLKIHKRGGLPFVKQIMESFEAEMTEHCIGNIPEMYDGDPPHVGKGAISQAWNIAGVLYALDLVQNYTE
- a CDS encoding alpha amylase C-terminal domain-containing protein, translated to MKRYLPKLVQNDKWLEPYAGVISDRMILADRKEKEITGDRSLVDFATGHLYFGLHRTESGWVIREWAPNATHIYLVGTFNDWHENVEYSFASLDHGVWELHLAADQIAHGDLYALNVHWSVNFGKRIPAWATRVVQDENTHIFNAQVWAPENPYEWKNPEFQRADEHPLIYEGHVGMAGEEERVHTYNEFREQMLPRIKANGYNVIQLMAIPEHPYYGSFGYHVSSFFAASSRFGTPEELKQLIDEAHGMGIAVIMDLVHSHAVKNEVEGLGNYDGTRYQFFHEGAKGEHPAWDSYCFNYDKNEVLHFLLSNISYWLTEYKFDGFRFDGVTSMLYFNHGLEIAFTTYDDYFNANVDHEATTYFKLANKLIKEINPRALSIAEDMSGMPGLAAAIEDGGLGFDFRMAMGVPDFWIKMIKEKSDDEWEVGDIFYQLTSKRMDEQVVSYVESHDQALVGDKTIIFRLIDKEMYFSMRKDQQNLIVDRGIALHKMIRLATASTAGGAYLNFMGNEFGHPEWIDFPRVGNNWSYQHARRIWSIAEDQDLKYHWMYDFDKEMIQLINQNKILSIPPVDLVLENKPDKVFAFHRGLFLFVFNFNPTQSFTDYGIPLGSGKYQIVLNTDSGRFGGHDRVDEEISYYTMPSKGMDSQHYLRLYLPARTALVLKKVDIPKVK